A stretch of the Ostrea edulis chromosome 9, xbOstEdul1.1, whole genome shotgun sequence genome encodes the following:
- the LOC125660275 gene encoding G-protein coupled receptor 183-A-like, with translation MNTSSNISSMDYPEPDDIVKVFSKIQKYSNPVFCFVGLIGGILALTVFLNKSQRSTSCCQYLAVRSVSDIGFLISLIIVWITDVFDATIFNSPGVCQMTIFLSYICGFLSVWFVVIVTAENYIRICHPFSVSKYCTTKISKIIISIFLLLALALYNFPLWTLDVSEGHCKGIARYDELFQMFIHMDTVLTLILPALLITFLMVAITFSLARSYHRLGRLKGKRTQKKKSRKSNHSKVTKLLFTVSLVFLALNLPSHVIRTMMTLSRYIMNRSHFTTTELVLQKLFYTLYYLSYAINLFIYLFCGTKFRKNFHEMYIECFAKSCKRAKEKKTNFHCTRQVNRTHAKEEGGDIVDL, from the coding sequence ATGAATACCTCCTCAAACATCAGCAGTATGGATTATCCGGAACCAGACGATATCGTAAAAGTGTTCTCAAAAATACAGAAGTATTCGAATCCCGTTTTTTGTTTCGTGGGATTAATCGGGGGTATTTTGGCTCTGACTGTGTTCCTTAACAAGTCTCAGCGCTCCACCTCATGTTGCCAGTACCTGGCCGTCCGATCGGTTTCTGACATCGGTTTCCTCATCTCTCTCATCATCGTATGGATTACAGACGTATTCGACGCCACTATTTTCAACTCACCTGGAGTTTGTCAAATGACGATCtttctttcttatatttgtGGATTTTTATCGGTGTGGTTTGTTGTGATAGTTACGGCAGAAAATTACATTCGAATTTGCCATCCCTTTTCTGTATCAAAGTACTGTACGACAAAGATATCTAAAATCATCATCAGTATATTCTTGTTATTGGCCCTTGCGTTGTATAATTTTCCGCTTTGGACATTGGATGTTTCTGAAGGGCACTGCAAGGGGATAGCCCGTTACGACGAACTATTCCAAATGTTTATTCACATGGACACAGTGTTAACTCTTATCCTTCCGGCTCTTCTGATAACATTTCTCATGGTTGCCATAACATTTAGTTTAGCTAGGAGCTATCATCGCCTGGGAAGACTTAAAGGAAAACGCACCCAGAAGAAGAAATCTAGAAAGTCGAATCATTCCAAAGTTACGAAGCTTTTGTTTACAGTGTCTCTCGTGTTTCTGGCTCTGAATCTTCCAAGTCACGTGATCCGAACCATGATGACCTTATCGAGATACATTATGAATCGTTCTCACTTTACGACGACCGAATTGGTTCTGCAGAAACTATTTTACACTTTATATTACCTAAGTTATGCCATCAATTTATTTATATACCTATTTTGCGGTACGAAATTCAGAAAAAACTTTCATGAAATGTACATCGAATGTTTTGCAAAAAGCTGTAAAAGGGcgaaagaaaagaaaacgaATTTTCATTGTACTCGACAAGTAAACCGTACGCACGCAAAAGAAGAAGGGGGTGATATTGTTGACTTGTGA